The region GCATCACACCGCGCCATACCGGGCTCCGACGTAAAGCGGTTCAAGATATCGCCTCCATCGACACTTTTCTAATTTCTGCTATTTCAGGAACCCTCGAAAGATACGAATCTATTGGCATATACCGACCGCGGGTTAGGTCGACAACCTGTTCTATAGCGCAGACAAGGAGACCTAAACCGTCGCTGTCAAGGCTGCTCTAGCCGGCTGACAAGAAGCCTTGATAAACGGCAGGCGACGTAGATCGCCATGAATGTTCATCGTCGCAAGCCGCATTCAATTGCGCGGTACGCTACAAGGGTACGACGACGAGCGGCAACTCTTTCACAACCTCTGCATGGCAAGCCGTCCGTCTATCCGCTGAAATTGACCACGTTTCGTGTATCTCGCCGTTGTGTCGGCACCCACTGCTTTGTCATGATCCGCACTATAGACCGTAGCGCTTAAAGGGCTTTGGTCAGTTTCGCTGGCGGATCATTCCGTTGAAAAGCTGGGCATGCTCCCAGGCTCGCATTACCCACGTCGGCATCTTGATCAATATCGGGGGCATTCCGATGACTAAGCGGCATGTTGACGACGGCTTAAATCTACACCGGATATCAGTATGGACATTATCAAGACTTCGCTAGTCAAGCTGGTAAGATGCGCGATCAATGGCGGCCTGTCCGCGCAGGTAGACGAAATTCTCACTACAGAGCTTCTCGACGGCGCTGCGGACGCAGACCTTTATTATCTGGCGGGCAACGTAAAGTTGAGGGCGCAGGCCTATGACGACGCTTTCGCGCTGTTCGTGCGGGCCTCAGAGCTGGCTCCATGGTGGGCATCCCCTCTCAATAACGCCGGCATCTGTCATGAGCGGCGCGGCGATCGTGAAAAAGCCTACCGGTTTTATGCACGGGCCGCAGAACTCGCGCCGAGCGATCGCCTTGTTGTTCGCAATGCGGCCTACGTTGCGTTTGGACTTAACACCCGACCATTTCGCCTCCTCGCAGCAAGTCATTTGACGAAGCTGCTGGAACACTATCCTCAGGATTCGGCAATTCATTCGAAACTGGGATATGTCTACTTCTACCTCGGCGAGACCAGGAAGGCTCTGGAGCATGCAAGCCGCGCGGTTGAGCTGAACCCACAGAACGTTTCCAGCATCGTTCAGAAGGTTGCCTTCCACCTACCCATTGTCTACGAGACAGTCAAACAGATCGACGCCGTCAGGAATGAGATAGGCAGTGCGCTGGAGGTAATGGAGGGGGAAATAACGCGAGCCCTCGCCCAGTCTCCTGTCAACGCCGAGGAGTTCCGGGATATATGGTGCGATCCGCTCTTCTACCTGACATATAACGGGCGGTCCAACCTTGATCTGTTGGGGCGGTTCAACGATCAATTGGCTCGGATAATGGCAACAACATTCGCCCGGGCATGCGAACGTGCAGTCCAAAACCGTAGAGTGAGGCGCAGTAAGCCAGGTCGCGGCAAGGTTCGAATTGCATTCGTTTCCGCCTTCTTCTGCGGGCATTCAATCTGGAAGATTCCGACAATCGGATATTACGAGAACCTGGACCGGGATAAGTTCGAGGTATATACCTATCACATGGGCGCGTCGCATGACCGTTTCACAGGGCATGCGAAAAGTCTGTCAGACAGCTTCTATTCAAGTACGTTCGTCGGCGACATTGTTGAACGACTGGCAACCGAAGCTCCGGACGTTGTCGTGTTCCCGGATGTAGGCATGAACTTCAGTTCATACAGCCTGACTTGTCTGCGGCTCGCGCCCGTGCAGGTTCAACTACTTGGTCATCCAGACACTTCTGGCGCGGCCGCAGTCGACTATGTCATTTCGTCAGAGATGATGGAGTCGCCCGATGCGCAAGACTTTTACCGGGAGAAAATTGTCCCGTTGCCAGGACTCGGATGCACCTACTCGTTCGACTATCCAAGACCGGCCGACATCGATCGCGCATTCTTCAATCTCGACCAGCAAGATGTCGTATTCGTGTCGCCCCAGTCCACCTTCAAGTATGTGCCCGAAGACGACGATATATATCCGCGCATCGCCGCCCGCATCGGCGAAAGGTGCAGATTTATTTTCTTCCCGCGATCCGATGAGGCAAGTATCAATATATTTGTCGATCGACTGAAGAATG is a window of Paraburkholderia sp. IMGN_8 DNA encoding:
- a CDS encoding tetratricopeptide repeat protein, which encodes MDIIKTSLVKLVRCAINGGLSAQVDEILTTELLDGAADADLYYLAGNVKLRAQAYDDAFALFVRASELAPWWASPLNNAGICHERRGDREKAYRFYARAAELAPSDRLVVRNAAYVAFGLNTRPFRLLAASHLTKLLEHYPQDSAIHSKLGYVYFYLGETRKALEHASRAVELNPQNVSSIVQKVAFHLPIVYETVKQIDAVRNEIGSALEVMEGEITRALAQSPVNAEEFRDIWCDPLFYLTYNGRSNLDLLGRFNDQLARIMATTFARACERAVQNRRVRRSKPGRGKVRIAFVSAFFCGHSIWKIPTIGYYENLDRDKFEVYTYHMGASHDRFTGHAKSLSDSFYSSTFVGDIVERLATEAPDVVVFPDVGMNFSSYSLTCLRLAPVQVQLLGHPDTSGAAAVDYVISSEMMESPDAQDFYREKIVPLPGLGCTYSFDYPRPADIDRAFFNLDQQDVVFVSPQSTFKYVPEDDDIYPRIAARIGERCRFIFFPRSDEASINIFVDRLKNAFERYGLSYEKHVRCQRKPLTQPEFVALCACGDVFLDNPSWSGHNTALDALHGGTLVLCLEGLYMRQRHAAALMRYLGFAELVAPNKAALIELCVRYAADVAYRTHYRTRLAVSLQRLASKDSVRAFEKFIIEHADDATHLEAALA